In Vicia villosa cultivar HV-30 ecotype Madison, WI unplaced genomic scaffold, Vvil1.0 ctg.000423F_1_1_1, whole genome shotgun sequence, the following are encoded in one genomic region:
- the LOC131628130 gene encoding F-box/kelch-repeat protein At3g23880-like, which yields MAKKKSVKRVKRVNVNMPQEELVEDILLRLPVKTLLCCRCVCKSWLSLISDNNFATSHFQLTSTHRRIFINRSARKSLPVDGDAWLHDDSAYASSNLDFIRYQSYVGIMGSCRGFLFLHGDIDFYLWNPSTGAHKQIPASPITHDNDGYELLSGFAYDQSTDDYLIVSLFCKCDGAIKLMIFSLRANKWKPMEVASHLPDITTAVWDCVPKSGLSLNGSIHWIVYNEETFKNVIIAFDIKEIAMLEIPLPDDFISICSNFSIHYDLIEVGGLIGAWMHDLNTVKIYVMQEYGVHSSWTKIIQFSADPVLHKDLYIACLTKCGDIVGRNYKDRLVKFNDKGKKLETLRSNKYQWVVYTESLFSLPSSGRT from the coding sequence ATGGCGAAGAAGAAGAGTGTGAAGAGAGTAAAGAGAGTAAATGTGAATATGCCTCAGGAGGAACTGGTTGAGGATATCCTATTGAGGTTGCCGGTTAAGACTCTATTATGTTGCAGGTGCGTCTGTAAATCATGGCTTTCTCTCATCTCTGATAACAATTTTGCTACTTCACACTTTCAACTTACCTCCACACATAGGCGTATCTTCATAAACCGGTCTGCTCGTAAATCCCTACCCGTAGATGGTGATGCATGGCTTCACGATGATTCTGCATATGCTTCATCAAACCTTGATTTTATCCGTTACCAAAGTTATGTTGGAATTATGGGCTCGTGCAGAGGGTTTCTGTTTTTGCATGGTGACATAGACTTCTACCTTTGGAATCCATCCACCGGTGCCCACAAACAAATACCGGCCTCTCCTATAACACATGATAATGATGGTTACGAACTTCTGTCTGGTTTTGCATATGATCAGTCCACTGATGATTACTTGATAGTTTCGTTGTTCTGCAAATGTGATGGGGCaattaaattgatgattttctCATTGAGAGCTAATAAGTGGAAACCAATGGAGGTTGCTTCTCATTTGCCTGATATAACTACTGCCGTATGGGATTGTGTCCCTAAATCCGGGTTGTCCTTGAATGGTTCTATTCATTGGATTGTTTATAATGAAGAGACCTTTAAGAATGTTATTATTGCCTTTGATataaaggaaattgcaatgttgGAGATACCTCTGCCAGATGATTTTATTAGTATTTGTAGTAATTTTTCTATACATTATGATTTGATCGAAGTTGGAGGGCTTATCGGCGCATGGATGCATGACCTGAATACAGTGAAGATATATGTCATGCAAGAATACGGAGTGCACTCATCTTGGACTAAGATTATTCAATTTTCTGCTGATCCTGTTTTGCACAAAGATTTATACATAGCATGCTTAACAAAGTGTGGTGATATAGTTGGAAGAAATTATAAAGATCGATTGGTGAAGTTTAATGACAAAGGGAAGAAATTAGAGACTTTGCGTTCAAACAAATACCAATGGGTGGTGTATACAGAGTCTTTGTTTTCACTCCCCAGCTCCGGTCGAACATAG